Proteins from a single region of Streptomyces vinaceus:
- a CDS encoding NAD(P)H-dependent glycerol-3-phosphate dehydrogenase, protein MTRPVKAAVFGTGSWGTAFGMVLADAGCEVTLWGRRSEVVDAINTGRTNPDYFPDVELPANMRATTDPAEAAAGADFAVLAIPSQTLRGNLAEWAPLLPADAVLVSLMKGIELGSAKRMSEVIEEVAKVPAERVAVVTGPNLAREIAARQPAAAVVACSDEAVAQRLQAACHTPYFRPYTSTDVIGCELGGAVKNVIGLAVGIADGMGLGDNTKGSLITRGLAEATRLGLAMGADPLTFSGLAGLGDLVATCSSPLSRNHTFGTNLGRGMTLEETIAVTKQTAEGVKSCQSVADLARRHGVDMPITDTVVDIVHHGKPPLVALKELMGRSAKPERR, encoded by the coding sequence GTGACACGTCCCGTGAAGGCGGCCGTCTTCGGAACCGGCTCCTGGGGCACGGCCTTCGGCATGGTGCTCGCCGACGCGGGCTGCGAGGTGACCCTGTGGGGCCGCCGCAGCGAGGTCGTCGACGCCATCAACACCGGCCGGACCAACCCGGACTACTTCCCGGACGTCGAGCTCCCCGCGAACATGCGCGCCACCACCGACCCGGCCGAGGCCGCGGCCGGCGCCGACTTCGCGGTCCTCGCCATCCCCTCGCAGACCCTGCGCGGCAACCTCGCCGAATGGGCCCCCCTGCTGCCCGCCGACGCCGTCCTCGTCTCCCTGATGAAGGGCATCGAACTCGGCAGCGCCAAGCGCATGAGCGAGGTCATCGAGGAGGTGGCCAAGGTCCCCGCCGAGCGCGTCGCCGTCGTCACCGGCCCCAACCTGGCCCGTGAGATCGCGGCCCGCCAGCCCGCCGCCGCCGTCGTCGCCTGCTCCGACGAGGCCGTCGCGCAGCGCCTCCAGGCCGCCTGCCACACCCCGTACTTCCGCCCGTACACGAGCACCGACGTCATCGGCTGCGAGCTCGGCGGCGCGGTCAAGAACGTCATCGGCCTCGCCGTCGGCATCGCGGACGGCATGGGCCTGGGCGACAACACCAAGGGCTCCCTCATCACCCGCGGCCTCGCCGAGGCCACCCGGCTGGGCCTGGCCATGGGCGCCGACCCGCTGACCTTCTCCGGTCTCGCGGGCCTCGGCGACCTCGTCGCCACCTGCTCCTCGCCGCTCTCCCGCAACCACACCTTCGGCACCAACCTCGGCCGCGGCATGACGCTGGAGGAGACCATCGCGGTCACCAAGCAGACCGCCGAGGGCGTCAAGTCCTGCCAGTCGGTGGCCGATCTGGCCCGCCGCCACGGGGTGGACATGCCGATCACCGACACCGTCGTCGACATCGTCCACCACGGCAAGCCGCCGCTGGTCGCACTGAAGGAACTGATGGGACGCAGCGCCAAACCGGAACGCCGCTGA
- a CDS encoding DAK2 domain-containing protein has translation MQHEPQPQRPDELDAEAVRTWSSLAVAALGRAREDIDAINVYPVADADTGTNLYLTAESADRALAEALAAPPAGVSETTRDASLSHAVRAYAHGALIGARGNSGTILAQLLRGVAEVLGDEPGGRGPGRLLAEALTRAAQEAYRAVAHPVEGTMLTVAAAAARAGEAAGAAAGSAADVALAAYDGARAALADTPGQLAELGRAGVVDAGGCGLVAVLGALWQALSGREPAAEAVRGRAVPVPHPPRPCEAEERGGPAYEVIYLLEAAEPDVAGLRERLDGLGDSLVVVGGDGLWNVHVHVDDPGAAVEAGVVAGRPYRIRITHFGDERRRARGERVQRAVVAVVPGEGLAGLCGEAGATTVLARPGEAPDTAALVDAIRRAHAREVVLLPGGADQRAVAAAAAEQARADGVRVAVIPTRSAVQGLAALAVHDPEGSFDEDVVAMTAAAGATRYGELAVAERQSFTSAGICQAGDVLGLIDGDVAVIGSALDETARAVLERMLGSGGELVTLVLGPEVPDALAERLEAYVQHGHLAVDTVTYRGGRYSAPLLIGVE, from the coding sequence GTGCAGCACGAGCCGCAGCCGCAGCGCCCCGACGAGCTCGACGCCGAAGCGGTGCGCACCTGGAGCTCGCTGGCCGTGGCCGCGCTGGGCCGGGCCCGCGAGGACATCGACGCCATCAACGTCTACCCGGTCGCGGACGCGGACACCGGAACCAACCTCTACCTGACCGCGGAGTCGGCGGACCGCGCCCTGGCCGAGGCGCTCGCGGCACCACCCGCGGGCGTGAGCGAGACCACACGGGACGCCTCGTTGTCGCACGCCGTACGGGCCTACGCGCACGGCGCCCTCATAGGCGCCCGCGGGAACTCCGGGACGATCCTGGCGCAGCTGCTGCGCGGCGTGGCCGAGGTGCTCGGCGACGAGCCCGGCGGGCGCGGGCCCGGCCGGCTCCTGGCCGAGGCGCTGACCCGGGCCGCCCAGGAGGCCTACCGGGCCGTCGCGCACCCGGTCGAGGGCACGATGCTCACCGTCGCCGCGGCCGCGGCCCGGGCCGGCGAAGCGGCCGGGGCGGCCGCCGGGAGCGCCGCCGACGTGGCCCTGGCCGCCTACGACGGGGCCCGGGCGGCCCTCGCCGACACCCCCGGGCAGCTGGCCGAGCTGGGCCGGGCGGGCGTGGTCGACGCCGGGGGCTGCGGGCTCGTCGCCGTACTCGGGGCCCTGTGGCAGGCGCTGTCCGGCCGGGAGCCCGCCGCCGAGGCCGTACGGGGCCGGGCCGTGCCCGTACCGCACCCGCCGCGGCCCTGCGAGGCCGAGGAGCGGGGCGGGCCCGCGTACGAGGTCATCTACCTGCTGGAGGCCGCCGAGCCGGACGTGGCCGGGCTGCGCGAGCGCCTCGACGGGCTCGGGGACTCGCTGGTGGTGGTCGGCGGGGACGGACTGTGGAACGTCCACGTCCACGTCGACGACCCCGGCGCCGCCGTGGAGGCCGGCGTGGTCGCCGGCCGGCCGTACCGGATCCGCATCACCCACTTCGGCGACGAGCGGCGCCGGGCGCGCGGGGAGCGCGTCCAGCGGGCCGTCGTCGCCGTGGTCCCGGGCGAGGGGCTGGCCGGACTGTGCGGGGAGGCGGGCGCGACCACCGTGCTCGCCCGCCCCGGCGAGGCCCCGGACACCGCCGCGCTCGTCGACGCGATCCGGCGCGCGCACGCCCGCGAGGTCGTGCTGCTGCCCGGCGGGGCCGACCAGCGCGCGGTCGCGGCCGCCGCCGCCGAACAGGCCCGCGCCGACGGCGTACGGGTGGCGGTGATCCCGACCCGGTCCGCGGTCCAAGGCCTGGCCGCCCTCGCCGTGCACGACCCGGAGGGCAGCTTCGACGAGGACGTGGTCGCCATGACCGCGGCCGCAGGCGCCACCCGCTACGGGGAACTCGCCGTCGCCGAACGGCAGTCCTTCACCTCCGCCGGCATCTGCCAGGCCGGGGACGTGCTCGGGCTCATCGACGGGGACGTCGCCGTCATCGGCTCGGCCCTCGACGAGACCGCCCGGGCGGTCCTGGAGCGGATGCTGGGCTCCGGCGGCGAACTCGTCACCCTGGTCCTGGGGCCCGAGGTGCCCGACGCCCTCGCCGAACGCCTGGAGGCGTACGTACAGCACGGGCACCTGGCGGTGGACACGGTCACCTACCGCGGCGGGCGGTACTCGGCGCCGCTCCTCATCGGGGTCGAATAG
- the recG gene encoding ATP-dependent DNA helicase RecG, whose amino-acid sequence MVCNEGVPALDEDLKKTLGPATAKVLAEQLGLHTALDLLHHYPRRYAERGELTSLAELADQIDEHVTVVAQVADARILTFNGGRGKRLEVTITDGSGRLQLVFFGAGVHKPHKDLLPGTRAMFAGKVGMFNRKLQLSHPAYEPLGADASDRDAATAFANQLIPIYPACAKLESWKIAKCVDAVLPSAHEAVDPLPEALREGRGLVPLTEALLKIHRPGTKADIEDARQRLKWDEAFVLQVALARRRHADSQLPAVPRRPAPDGLLDAFDAKLPFTLTDGQQTVSREIFEDLATNHPMHRLLQGEVGSGKTMVALRAMLGVVDCGGQAAMLAPTEVLAQQHHRSVTEMMGELAEGGMLGGSDRGTKVVLLTGSMGMPARRQALLDLVTGEAGIVIGTHALIEDKVQFHDLGLVVVDEQHRFGVEQRDALRSKGKQPPHLLVMTATPIPRTVAMTVFGDLETSVLDQLPAGRSPIATHVVPAKDKPHFLTRAWERVREEVENGHQAYVVCPRIGDGEDDPKKKASAEDDAEKRPPLAVLEIAEQLRRGPLAGLPVEVLHGRMDPADKDDVMRRFAAGEVKVLVATTVIEVGVNVPNSTVMVIMDADRFGVSQLHQLRGRVGRGSAPGLCLLVSEMHEASPARARLAAVAATLDGFELSRIDLEQRREGDVLGQAQSGVRSSLRMLAVIEDEEVIAQAREEATRVVAEDPELEGLPGLRSALEALLDTEREQYLEKG is encoded by the coding sequence ATGGTGTGCAATGAAGGCGTGCCCGCGCTCGACGAAGACCTCAAGAAGACGCTCGGCCCCGCCACCGCCAAGGTGCTGGCCGAGCAGCTCGGCCTGCACACGGCCCTGGACCTGCTGCACCACTACCCGCGGCGCTACGCCGAGCGCGGCGAGCTGACCTCGCTGGCCGAGCTCGCCGACCAGATCGACGAGCACGTGACGGTCGTCGCCCAGGTCGCCGACGCCCGGATCCTGACCTTCAACGGGGGCCGCGGCAAACGGCTGGAAGTGACCATCACCGACGGCAGCGGCCGCCTCCAGCTGGTGTTCTTCGGGGCGGGCGTCCACAAGCCGCACAAGGACCTGCTGCCGGGCACCCGCGCCATGTTCGCGGGCAAGGTCGGCATGTTCAACCGCAAGCTCCAGCTCTCCCACCCCGCGTACGAGCCGCTCGGCGCGGACGCCTCCGACCGCGACGCCGCGACCGCCTTCGCGAACCAGCTGATCCCGATCTACCCGGCCTGCGCCAAGCTGGAGTCCTGGAAGATCGCCAAGTGCGTGGACGCCGTACTGCCCAGCGCCCACGAGGCCGTGGACCCGCTGCCGGAGGCCCTGCGCGAGGGCCGCGGACTGGTCCCGCTCACCGAGGCCCTGCTGAAGATCCACCGGCCGGGCACCAAGGCCGACATCGAGGACGCCCGCCAACGTCTGAAGTGGGACGAGGCGTTCGTCCTCCAGGTCGCCCTGGCCCGCCGCCGGCACGCCGACTCCCAGCTCCCCGCCGTCCCCCGCCGCCCCGCGCCGGACGGCCTGCTCGACGCCTTCGACGCCAAACTCCCCTTCACCCTCACCGACGGCCAGCAGACCGTCTCCCGCGAGATCTTCGAAGACCTCGCCACGAACCACCCCATGCACCGGCTCCTCCAGGGCGAGGTCGGCAGCGGGAAGACGATGGTGGCCCTGCGGGCCATGCTCGGCGTCGTGGACTGCGGGGGGCAGGCCGCCATGCTCGCGCCCACCGAGGTGCTCGCCCAGCAGCACCACCGGTCCGTCACCGAGATGATGGGCGAGCTCGCCGAAGGCGGGATGCTCGGCGGCTCCGACCGGGGCACCAAGGTCGTGCTGCTCACCGGCTCCATGGGGATGCCCGCGCGCCGCCAGGCCCTGCTCGACCTGGTCACCGGCGAAGCCGGCATCGTCATCGGCACGCACGCCCTCATCGAGGACAAGGTGCAGTTCCACGACCTCGGCCTGGTCGTCGTCGACGAGCAGCACCGCTTCGGCGTCGAGCAGCGCGACGCGCTGCGCTCCAAGGGCAAGCAGCCCCCGCACCTGCTGGTGATGACCGCGACCCCGATCCCGCGTACCGTCGCGATGACCGTCTTCGGTGACCTGGAGACCTCCGTCCTCGACCAGCTCCCCGCCGGCCGCTCCCCGATCGCCACCCACGTCGTACCGGCCAAGGACAAGCCGCACTTCCTGACCCGGGCCTGGGAGCGGGTGCGCGAGGAGGTGGAGAACGGGCACCAGGCGTACGTGGTGTGCCCGCGCATCGGCGACGGGGAGGACGACCCCAAGAAGAAGGCCTCCGCCGAGGACGACGCCGAGAAGCGGCCGCCGCTGGCCGTACTGGAGATCGCCGAGCAGCTGCGGCGCGGGCCGCTCGCCGGGCTCCCGGTCGAGGTGCTGCACGGCCGGATGGACCCGGCCGACAAGGACGACGTCATGCGCCGCTTCGCCGCCGGCGAGGTCAAGGTGCTGGTCGCCACCACCGTCATCGAGGTCGGGGTGAACGTCCCGAACTCCACCGTCATGGTCATCATGGACGCGGACCGGTTCGGCGTCTCCCAGCTCCACCAGCTGCGCGGCCGCGTCGGCCGGGGCTCCGCACCCGGCCTGTGCCTGCTGGTCAGCGAGATGCACGAGGCGAGCCCCGCCCGGGCCCGGCTCGCCGCCGTCGCCGCCACCCTGGACGGTTTCGAGCTCTCCCGCATCGACCTGGAGCAGCGCAGGGAGGGCGACGTGCTGGGCCAGGCCCAGTCGGGCGTGCGCTCCTCGCTGCGCATGCTCGCGGTCATCGAGGACGAGGAGGTCATCGCCCAGGCCCGGGAGGAGGCCACCCGCGTGGTCGCCGAGGACCCCGAGCTGGAGGGGCTGCCGGGGCTGCGCAGCGCCCTGGAGGCCCTGCTGGACACCGAGCGGGAGCAGTACCTGGAGAAGGGCTGA
- a CDS encoding Lrp/AsnC family transcriptional regulator: protein MVQAYILIQTEVGKASFVAESISQIPGVIQAEDVTGPYDVIVRAQADTVDELGRMVVAKVQQVEGITRTLTCPVVHL from the coding sequence GTGGTACAGGCGTACATCCTTATCCAGACCGAGGTGGGCAAGGCGTCGTTCGTCGCCGAGTCCATCAGCCAGATCCCGGGGGTGATCCAGGCGGAGGACGTGACGGGCCCGTACGACGTGATCGTGCGCGCCCAGGCCGACACCGTCGACGAGCTCGGCCGCATGGTCGTCGCCAAGGTGCAGCAGGTGGAGGGCATCACCCGCACCCTGACCTGCCCGGTGGTCCATCTGTAG
- a CDS encoding lysophospholipid acyltransferase family protein, translating to MSRRRIGFWYRLAAVIAKPPLVVLFKRDWRGMDHIPADGGFITAVNHNSYLDPLSYAHFQYNTGRVPRLLAKAALFKVPVVGSILRGSGQIPVYRETTNALDAFRAAVDAIERGECVAFYPEGTLTRDPDMWPMAGKTGAARVALMTKAPVIPVAQWGANLAMPPYAKENKVRLFPRKTLQVLAGPPVDLSGFYDREPTPDVLKEVTETIMAAITELLEELRGEKAPEQPYDHRKARLEQRRKAAGEDHK from the coding sequence GTGTCCCGCCGCAGAATCGGCTTCTGGTACCGCCTGGCGGCGGTCATCGCAAAACCGCCGCTGGTGGTGCTCTTCAAGCGGGACTGGCGGGGAATGGACCACATTCCGGCCGACGGCGGGTTTATCACGGCCGTCAATCACAACTCGTATCTGGACCCGCTCTCCTACGCGCACTTCCAGTACAACACCGGCCGGGTGCCCCGATTGCTCGCGAAGGCGGCCCTCTTCAAGGTCCCCGTCGTCGGATCGATCCTGCGCGGCTCCGGCCAGATCCCCGTCTACCGCGAGACCACCAACGCCCTGGACGCATTCCGGGCCGCCGTGGACGCCATCGAGCGCGGCGAATGCGTGGCCTTTTATCCCGAAGGCACTCTCACCCGCGATCCGGACATGTGGCCGATGGCCGGCAAGACCGGCGCAGCGCGCGTGGCGCTGATGACGAAGGCGCCCGTCATTCCCGTGGCCCAGTGGGGCGCGAACCTCGCCATGCCTCCGTACGCCAAGGAGAACAAGGTCCGCCTGTTCCCGCGCAAGACCCTCCAGGTGCTGGCCGGACCCCCCGTGGACCTCTCCGGGTTCTACGACCGGGAACCCACCCCGGACGTGCTCAAGGAGGTCACCGAGACCATCATGGCGGCCATCACGGAGCTGCTGGAGGAGCTGCGCGGCGAGAAGGCGCCGGAGCAGCCGTACGACCATCGCAAGGCCAGGCTGGAACAGCGGCGCAAGGCCGCGGGGGAGGACCACAAGTGA
- a CDS encoding DUF3515 domain-containing protein, with the protein MTLHRRPLRLPVLVAVLALAGCAPGGSGTRVDPPPTPPADVAGFCAALHEELPETVAGLARVEAVPESDLTAAWGGSAIVLRCGLPKPPEMADPRQEGVEVNGVRWLLEKVPDSAGGGFRFITGLRLAYTEVRVDKEHATDAGMLVGLSTAVARTVPEGISSY; encoded by the coding sequence ATGACCCTCCACCGCCGGCCCCTGCGTCTGCCCGTCCTGGTCGCCGTACTGGCCCTCGCGGGCTGTGCCCCGGGTGGTTCCGGAACCCGGGTGGACCCGCCGCCCACGCCGCCCGCCGACGTCGCGGGGTTCTGTGCAGCGCTGCACGAGGAACTCCCCGAGACGGTGGCCGGCCTGGCGCGGGTCGAGGCGGTGCCGGAGTCGGATCTGACCGCCGCGTGGGGCGGCTCGGCGATCGTACTGCGGTGCGGTCTCCCCAAGCCCCCCGAGATGGCTGATCCCCGGCAGGAGGGCGTCGAGGTCAACGGCGTCCGATGGCTGCTGGAGAAGGTCCCCGACAGCGCCGGCGGGGGGTTCCGTTTCATCACCGGCCTGCGGCTCGCGTACACCGAGGTCCGGGTCGACAAGGAGCATGCCACGGACGCGGGGATGCTCGTCGGGCTGTCCACGGCCGTGGCCAGGACGGTCCCGGAGGGCATCTCCTCGTACTGA
- a CDS encoding thiamine-phosphate kinase, producing MKGTVGELGEFGLIRELTSRLTTTPAVRLGPGDDAAVVSAPDRRVVASTDILLEGRHFRRDWSTAYDVGRKAAAQNLADIAAMGAVPTALLLGLVVPAELPVTWPTELMDGIRDECQVAGAAVVGGDVVRGDTITVAITALGDLRNHEPVLRSGAQPGDVVAVTGWLGWSAAGFAVLSRGFRSPRAFVEAHRRPEPPYHAGPAAAGLGATAMTDVSDGLIADLGHIAEASKVRIDLRSAAVDIPTQMHDIGQAVGVDPLQWVLTGGEDHAIVATFPPDVKLPARWKVIGEVLNRSALPQVTVDGAPWTSTGGWDHFGSDPSIEETPR from the coding sequence ATGAAGGGCACTGTGGGCGAGCTGGGGGAGTTCGGGCTCATTCGAGAGCTCACCTCACGGCTCACCACCACCCCGGCGGTCCGGCTCGGACCGGGCGACGACGCCGCGGTCGTGTCGGCCCCCGACCGGCGGGTCGTGGCGAGCACCGACATCCTGCTGGAGGGCAGGCACTTCCGGCGCGACTGGTCCACCGCGTACGACGTCGGCCGCAAGGCCGCCGCGCAGAACCTCGCCGACATCGCGGCCATGGGCGCCGTGCCGACGGCGCTGCTGCTCGGCCTCGTCGTCCCGGCCGAGCTGCCGGTCACCTGGCCCACCGAGCTGATGGACGGCATCCGCGACGAGTGCCAGGTCGCCGGCGCGGCCGTGGTCGGCGGCGACGTCGTGCGCGGGGACACCATCACCGTGGCCATCACCGCCCTCGGCGACCTGCGCAACCACGAGCCCGTGCTGCGCTCCGGCGCCCAGCCCGGCGACGTCGTGGCCGTCACGGGCTGGCTGGGCTGGTCCGCGGCCGGATTCGCCGTGCTCTCGCGCGGGTTCCGCTCCCCGCGGGCCTTCGTCGAGGCGCACCGGCGCCCCGAGCCCCCGTACCACGCGGGCCCCGCGGCGGCCGGGCTCGGCGCCACCGCGATGACCGACGTCAGCGACGGCCTGATCGCCGACCTCGGGCACATCGCGGAGGCCAGCAAGGTACGGATCGACCTGCGCTCGGCGGCCGTCGACATCCCGACGCAGATGCACGACATCGGGCAGGCCGTCGGGGTCGACCCCTTGCAGTGGGTGCTCACCGGAGGGGAAGATCACGCCATCGTGGCGACCTTCCCGCCCGACGTGAAACTGCCCGCCCGGTGGAAGGTCATCGGGGAGGTGCTGAACCGGTCCGCGCTGCCCCAGGTGACCGTGGACGGCGCTCCCTGGACCAGCACCGGCGGCTGGGACCACTTCGGCTCCGACCCGTCCATCGAGGAGACCCCCAGATGA
- a CDS encoding D-alanine--D-alanine ligase family protein translates to MSSENLPQTPEQQGRKPRVAVVFGGRSSEHAISVVTAGAVLRSIDRSKYEVLPIGITTDGRWALTADEPARMAIADRKLPSVEELADSEEGAVVLSVDPANREVVYTEPGAVPKALGEVDVVFPMLHGPYGEDGTLQGLLELSGIPYVGSGVLASAVGQDKEYMKRVFTSFGLPVGPYVTVRPREWEADRDAAKARILDFAGEHGWPLFIKPARAGSSIGITKVDDVSGLDAAIREAQRHDPKIIVEALLRGREIECGVLEFEDGPRASVPAEIPPVSSHDFYDFEAKYIDSASGIVPAPLTPEQTAEVQRLAVEAFDAASCEGLVRADFFLTEDGTFVINEINTMPGFTPISMYPRMWQESGIEYPELVDRLIQAALNRSTGLR, encoded by the coding sequence ATGAGCAGCGAGAACCTCCCCCAGACCCCTGAGCAGCAGGGCCGCAAGCCCCGCGTGGCCGTCGTGTTCGGCGGCCGCAGCTCGGAACACGCCATCTCGGTCGTCACCGCGGGCGCCGTGCTGCGCTCCATCGACCGGTCCAAGTACGAGGTGCTGCCCATCGGCATCACCACGGACGGCCGGTGGGCGCTGACCGCCGACGAGCCCGCGCGGATGGCCATCGCCGACCGCAAGCTCCCGAGCGTCGAGGAGCTGGCGGACTCCGAGGAGGGCGCCGTCGTGCTCTCCGTCGACCCGGCCAACCGCGAGGTCGTCTACACCGAGCCGGGAGCCGTTCCCAAGGCCCTGGGCGAGGTCGACGTCGTCTTCCCGATGCTGCACGGCCCGTACGGCGAGGACGGCACCCTGCAGGGCCTGCTGGAGCTCTCCGGCATCCCGTACGTCGGCTCGGGCGTCCTCGCCTCGGCCGTCGGCCAGGACAAGGAGTACATGAAGCGGGTCTTCACCTCCTTCGGCCTCCCCGTCGGCCCGTACGTGACCGTCCGGCCCCGCGAGTGGGAAGCCGACCGGGACGCCGCCAAGGCGCGGATCCTGGACTTCGCCGGCGAGCACGGCTGGCCGCTCTTCATCAAGCCCGCCCGGGCCGGCTCCTCCATCGGCATCACCAAGGTCGACGACGTCTCCGGCCTGGACGCGGCGATCCGCGAGGCCCAGCGCCACGACCCGAAGATCATCGTCGAGGCGCTGCTGCGCGGCCGCGAGATCGAGTGCGGGGTGCTGGAGTTCGAGGACGGTCCGCGCGCGAGCGTGCCCGCCGAGATCCCCCCGGTCTCCAGCCACGACTTCTACGACTTCGAGGCGAAGTACATCGACTCCGCCTCCGGGATCGTGCCCGCCCCGCTCACCCCGGAGCAGACCGCCGAGGTGCAGCGGCTCGCGGTCGAGGCCTTCGACGCCGCGTCCTGCGAGGGCCTGGTGCGCGCCGACTTCTTCCTCACCGAGGACGGCACGTTCGTCATCAACGAGATCAACACGATGCCGGGCTTCACCCCGATCTCCATGTACCCGCGGATGTGGCAGGAGTCGGGCATCGAGTACCCGGAGCTGGTGGACCGCCTGATCCAGGCGGCCCTGAACCGCTCCACGGGCCTGCGCTAG
- the cofC gene encoding 2-phospho-L-lactate guanylyltransferase — MAKSRLAAAVGASRPGLALAFAQDTVAGALACAAVADVVVVTDDAEAGKELARLGARIVADAPATGLNAALVHGAREIRRIRPGAAVAAMNADLPALRPPELLRVLEAASVFPRAFLADAAGIGTTLLSAAPDVELAPSFGGPSRARHSASGAAEIGIANVESVRRDVDTGADLRAALALGVGRHTARYSARMQATAYTYDSQTRSGSVLLDDGTPVPFGAPAFDAGGLRLLRPGQRVRIETDGEGPALRITLVTLQTF, encoded by the coding sequence GTGGCCAAGAGCCGTCTCGCTGCGGCCGTGGGGGCCTCCCGCCCGGGGCTCGCCCTGGCGTTCGCGCAGGACACGGTGGCGGGTGCGCTGGCCTGCGCGGCGGTCGCGGATGTGGTGGTCGTCACGGACGACGCGGAGGCCGGAAAGGAACTGGCGCGGCTGGGGGCGCGGATCGTCGCGGACGCTCCGGCCACCGGGCTCAACGCGGCGCTCGTCCACGGGGCGCGGGAGATTCGCAGGATCCGGCCGGGGGCGGCGGTGGCCGCGATGAACGCGGATCTGCCGGCGCTGCGGCCGCCGGAATTGCTACGCGTGCTCGAAGCCGCGTCCGTATTTCCGCGGGCATTTCTCGCGGACGCCGCGGGAATCGGAACGACCTTGCTTTCCGCTGCTCCGGACGTGGAATTGGCACCCTCGTTCGGGGGCCCGTCACGGGCTCGGCATTCGGCCTCGGGAGCTGCGGAAATAGGGATCGCGAACGTCGAGAGCGTACGGCGGGACGTGGACACGGGAGCCGATCTGCGGGCCGCCCTCGCCCTCGGTGTGGGCCGTCACACGGCCCGATACAGTGCCCGTATGCAGGCGACCGCGTACACGTACGACTCCCAGACCCGCAGCGGCAGTGTGCTGCTGGACGACGGCACACCGGTGCCCTTCGGGGCCCCGGCCTTCGACGCGGGCGGCCTGCGGCTGCTGCGGCCCGGGCAGCGGGTCCGGATCGAGACGGACGGCGAGGGGCCGGCGCTGCGGATCACGCTGGTCACCCTGCAGACCTTCTGA
- the rpmB gene encoding 50S ribosomal protein L28 has protein sequence MAANCDVCAKGPSFGNNISHSHRRTSRRWNPNIQRVRAMVSGTPKRLNVCTSCIKAGKVSR, from the coding sequence GTGGCTGCCAACTGCGACGTTTGCGCCAAGGGGCCGAGCTTCGGCAACAACATCTCCCACTCGCACCGCCGCACCTCGCGTCGCTGGAACCCGAACATCCAGCGCGTTCGTGCCATGGTCAGTGGGACGCCGAAGCGCCTCAACGTCTGCACCTCGTGCATCAAGGCCGGCAAGGTCTCGCGCTGA
- the thiD gene encoding bifunctional hydroxymethylpyrimidine kinase/phosphomethylpyrimidine kinase: MTDAPPLCLTVAGSDSGGGAGIQADLKTMLALGVHGMSVVTAVTAQNSLGVQGVWELPAEAVKAQYRAVVDDIGVHAVKTGMLASTALVETVAELLAATSAPAVVDPVGVSKHGDALLAASALDAVRKELLPRATVATPNLDEVAQLTGVVVESEDDMRRAADAVLAYGPQWALIKGGHLAAHGNQAADLLTDGDTLLWLRAPRHGNRHTHGTGCTLASALAAGLAKGQDVPQAAMEAKEYVSGALAAGFALGAGIGPVDHAWQWNR; encoded by the coding sequence ATGACCGACGCGCCACCGCTGTGCCTGACCGTCGCCGGATCCGACTCCGGCGGTGGCGCCGGGATCCAGGCCGACCTCAAGACGATGCTGGCACTCGGCGTGCACGGGATGAGCGTGGTGACGGCCGTGACCGCGCAGAACTCCCTCGGGGTGCAGGGCGTCTGGGAACTGCCCGCCGAGGCCGTGAAGGCCCAGTACCGGGCCGTCGTGGACGACATCGGCGTCCACGCCGTCAAGACCGGGATGCTGGCCTCCACCGCACTGGTGGAAACGGTCGCCGAACTGCTCGCCGCCACCTCCGCCCCCGCCGTCGTGGACCCGGTCGGGGTCTCCAAGCACGGGGACGCGCTGCTCGCCGCCTCGGCCCTGGACGCCGTACGCAAGGAACTGCTGCCGCGGGCCACCGTGGCCACCCCGAACCTGGACGAGGTGGCCCAGCTCACGGGTGTGGTGGTGGAGAGCGAGGACGACATGCGGCGGGCCGCCGACGCCGTCCTCGCGTACGGGCCCCAGTGGGCGCTCATCAAGGGCGGGCACCTGGCCGCCCACGGGAACCAGGCCGCCGACCTGCTCACCGACGGGGACACGCTGCTGTGGCTGCGGGCCCCGCGCCACGGCAACCGGCACACCCACGGCACCGGCTGCACGCTCGCCAGTGCCCTGGCCGCGGGGCTCGCCAAGGGGCAGGACGTGCCGCAGGCCGCCATGGAGGCCAAGGAGTACGTGAGCGGCGCCCTCGCGGCCGGCTTCGCGCTCGGCGCGGGCATCGGCCCCGTGGACCACGCCTGGCAGTGGAACCGCTGA